A single genomic interval of Stieleria maiorica harbors:
- a CDS encoding metallophosphoesterase family protein, which yields MRLAWASDIHLNHVALKDWDTWIDQVRQAAADVLVITGDLSEAEDVVFQLRRMGEVIRLPIYFVLGNHDFYGSSIAATRRSVTSLAREYPSLCYLTDAGPVELTPGQFLTGEDGWGDGTEGDYENSPVRLNDFVAIDDFRQVDPIRWPRLMREQGAQSAERLRQKLLALPASADRVIVATHVPPFRDACWYEGQTTDDFWAPFFVCGQVGSVLKRFAFERPEIHLTVLCGHTHHAGTAQLAPNLVVQTAAAEYGAPRVEQVLEL from the coding sequence ATGCGTCTCGCTTGGGCGTCTGATATTCATCTCAACCACGTCGCCTTGAAGGACTGGGACACTTGGATCGACCAGGTCCGCCAGGCCGCCGCCGATGTGCTGGTGATCACCGGTGACCTCTCCGAAGCCGAAGACGTGGTTTTTCAGTTGCGGCGGATGGGAGAGGTGATTCGATTGCCGATCTATTTCGTGCTCGGCAATCACGACTTCTACGGTTCGTCCATCGCAGCGACGCGGCGCAGCGTCACGTCGCTCGCACGTGAGTATCCGTCGCTGTGCTACTTGACCGATGCCGGTCCGGTCGAGCTGACGCCGGGGCAGTTTCTGACGGGGGAAGACGGTTGGGGCGATGGGACGGAAGGTGACTATGAAAACTCGCCCGTGCGGCTGAATGACTTTGTCGCGATCGACGATTTTCGTCAGGTCGATCCGATCCGTTGGCCGCGGCTGATGCGCGAGCAAGGTGCCCAGTCGGCCGAGCGATTGCGGCAAAAGCTGCTCGCGTTGCCGGCGTCTGCGGACCGCGTGATTGTGGCAACACATGTGCCACCGTTTCGCGACGCGTGCTGGTACGAAGGCCAGACGACCGATGACTTTTGGGCTCCGTTCTTTGTCTGCGGCCAAGTCGGGTCGGTGTTAAAGCGATTTGCCTTTGAACGGCCGGAGATCCATTTGACCGTGTTGTGTGGCCATACGCATCACGCCGGGACGGCGCAGTTGGCGCCCAATCTGGTCGTGCAGACGGCGGCGGCCGAGTACGGCGCCCCGCGCGTCGAGCAGGTGCTGGAACTGTAG
- the rplL gene encoding 50S ribosomal protein L7/L12, translating into MSDEATAVAEFSAEAKEMGDKIAELTLKQAKELSDYLKEVHGIEPAAGGGVVMAAAAGDGGGEAAAEQTEFDVVLTGFGDKKLNVVKVVKNLTGASLMEAKKMVEGVPATLKEAVSKEEAEKVKAEIEEAGGSVELK; encoded by the coding sequence CGAAGCTAAAGAAATGGGCGACAAGATCGCCGAACTGACCCTCAAGCAAGCCAAAGAGCTGAGCGACTACCTGAAGGAAGTCCACGGCATCGAACCGGCCGCCGGTGGCGGTGTGGTGATGGCCGCCGCAGCCGGCGATGGTGGCGGTGAAGCCGCTGCCGAGCAAACCGAATTCGACGTCGTCCTGACCGGCTTCGGCGACAAGAAGCTGAACGTCGTCAAGGTCGTCAAGAACCTGACCGGCGCTTCGCTGATGGAAGCCAAGAAGATGGTCGAAGGCGTTCCCGCGACCCTCAAAGAAGCGGTCTCCAAGGAAGAAGCCGAAAAGGTCAAGGCCGAGATCGAAGAAGCAGGCGGTTCGGTCGAACTCAAGTAG